The Magnolia sinica isolate HGM2019 chromosome 10, MsV1, whole genome shotgun sequence genome includes a window with the following:
- the LOC131217566 gene encoding CASP-like protein 1F1 — MAMNKETATVFGITVDAKYSYSPAFKFFVVGNAVVSAYVLLSIPFVLILCSKTSSPSSYFFLFLFDQMLNSGRMGIVSCVDGMMNSLEDWISFVGQ; from the exons ATGGCCATGAACAAGGAAACTGCCACTGTTTTTGGCATTACAGTAGATGCCAAATACAGCTATTCTCCTGCCTTCAA GTTCTTTGTGGTCGGAAATGCTGTTGTAAGTGCCTATGTTCTGCTTTCTATCCCTTTTGTTCTCATCCTTTGCTCCAAAACCTCAAGTCCAAGCAGCTATTTCTTCCTATTTTTGTTTGATCAG atgttgaATTCCGGTAGAATGGGGATTGTTTCTTGTGTGGATGGCATGATGAATAGTCTGGAAGATTGGATCTCATTTGTTGGTCAATAG